The following nucleotide sequence is from Campylobacter coli 76339.
AATGCTAAATTTTGGCCAGCTCACATACACTTAGTAGGCAAGGATATCTTGCGTTTTCATGCGATTTATTGGCCAGCTTTCTTAATGAGCGTGGATTTGCCTTTGCCTAAATTTATCGGTGCGCACGGTTGGTGGACTAAAGAGGGCGAAAAAATGAGCAAATCTAAAGGCAATGTTGTAAAACCTAAAGAAGTAGTAGATGCTTATGGTTTAGAGGCTTTTAGATACTTCCTGTTAAGAGAAGTTCCATTTGGCAATGATGGTGATTTTAGCGAAAGTGTTTTGATTAACAGAATCAATGCAGAACTAAGTAATGAATTTGGCAATTTGCTTAACCGCATTATAGGAATGAGTATGAAATACAACCAAGGCGATATTTCTCAAGAAGGTGTTTTGGAATTTTATAAAAACGAACTTGATACAGCCAAAGAACACTTAGATAGTGCTATAAACTTTTTAGAAAATCTACAATGCAATCGCTATCTAGAAGAGCTTTTTAAAGCCTTAAGTGTTGCAAATTTAGCCATTAGCAAATACGAACCTTGGAATTTAATCAAAGCAGATAAAATCAAAGAAGCCAATGCTCTCATAGGGCTTTGCGCAAATATCTTAGCTAAAACAAGTCTTTTATTAAGCCCTACTCTACCAAAATCTTGTCAAAAGGTGGGTTTGGCTTTAAATTTTGAAATTTCACCTACAAATTATCAAAAACTTATATTACAAAATGAACTTTTGGATTTTAAAGCTAGTACTTGCGAAGCTTTATTTCCAAAAGTAGAAAAACCTCTTTTAGCTCAGGAAGAAAAACAAGAAGTTAAAAAAGAAGAAAAGCCGAAAATCAAAATCGACGATTTTGCAAAAATAGAGATCAAAGTGGCTAAGGTAATTGATTGCCAAAATATAGAAGGCAGTGAAAAGCTTTTAAAATTTAAACTCGAACTTGATAATAAAGAAATTCGTCAAGTGCTTTCAGGTATTGCTAAGTATTATAAAGCAAGTGATTTGATAGGAAAGCAAGTTTGTGTTATAAGCAATCTTAAAAAAGCCAAAATTTTTGGGCATGAAAGCGATGGTATGATACTTTCTGCAAAAAGCGGGGATAAGCTTGTGCTCATAAGCCCTGAACAACTTGTAGAAAACGGCTCTTTAGTAGGCTAGAATGAATATTAGCAATCTAAGCGAACTCATTCATGCAAATATGCTTAATGAAGGCAGTGTTTTAAGCGTTACAGGCTTTGCATTAAGTCTTCATGAGCTTAAAAATGGTTTCGCTTTTTTTAGCAATAACGAAAAAGAAATAATCCAAGCAGTACAAAAAGGTGCATTTGCGATTGTTTCAGAGCATGAGTTTTGTATTAATGATAAAGAAATTTATTATCTTCAGGTGGATAATCTAGAATCAGCCTTAATTAAACTCTTGCGTTTTTTATGCGAAGAAAAAGAGTGTGAATTTTTAGCACTTCAAGCTTATGAGCTAGGAATCTGTAAGGCATTTTCTTTAAACATTTTAAAAGGAAATATATTTATAGATTTTAACTCGCTTATCAAGGCTAAAAAGGGTGAAATTTTTTGTTTTAGTGATGAAAATTATTTGCTTCAAATTTGCGCGTCATTGACAGTCTTAAAAGAAGCAAATTTTACCCTACTTTCTCGTTCTAGCTTTTTTTTTACGACTTTGGTTTGCGATAATTTGTATTTTAAAAACTTAAATCTTCCCTTTATCTACGCCAAAATTTTTGCAAAAATTATGTTTTATCTTAAAGAAAAAAATACAAAAATGAGTTTTGATTTTAACAAAATAGATGATTTTAAAATTTATTTTATGGATGAAAATTTTAATATTGCTGAATTTGGCTCAAGTGCAAGAGCATTTATCATCGTAAGCAATCAAGATACTTTTGATTTTTGGCAAGAAAATTTTAAAAATATAAAGGGTTTCAAAACCGCTTTGCATAATTCACTATTTTGCGATTTTTCATACGATAAACTTTTAGATCTTAAAAGCTTAAAAAATTTTAAATACTGTCTTCTTTTAGAAGATTATGAGGCTTTTGAGTATGAATTTAAAAATAAAGAAAATCAATCCCCAAGCTTATTTTTAAACTGACTTAAATCAACCCCCTCGCATTCTAGCAAAAATCTTTTTATAGCAAGACCGCCATTATATCCACCTAAACCATTGCTAGCTATTACCCTATGGCAAGGGATAAAAATAGGAATTAAATTTTTAGAATTTGCATTACCCACCGCACGAAAAGCTTTAGGATGATTGATATTTATAGCTACTTCTTTATAGGTAGCAAGCTTTGCATAAGGGA
It contains:
- a CDS encoding Methionyl-tRNA synthetase, yielding MRYLTTPIYYVNDVPHLGHAYTTIIADTLARFYRLQGHETRLLTGTDEHGQKIEQAAKTKNSTPKEYADKISSEFKKLWDEFEITYDIYARTTDTRHVEFVKAMFLKMWQKGDIYKDEYEGHYCISCESFFTKSQLINECGCPDCGKDTSLLKEESYFFKLSKYQDKILQWYDKEDPILPKNKKNELVNFVQSGLKDLSITRTSFDWGIKIPEEIKDDKHIIYVWLDALFIYISSLDYQSQGENAKFWPAHIHLVGKDILRFHAIYWPAFLMSVDLPLPKFIGAHGWWTKEGEKMSKSKGNVVKPKEVVDAYGLEAFRYFLLREVPFGNDGDFSESVLINRINAELSNEFGNLLNRIIGMSMKYNQGDISQEGVLEFYKNELDTAKEHLDSAINFLENLQCNRYLEELFKALSVANLAISKYEPWNLIKADKIKEANALIGLCANILAKTSLLLSPTLPKSCQKVGLALNFEISPTNYQKLILQNELLDFKASTCEALFPKVEKPLLAQEEKQEVKKEEKPKIKIDDFAKIEIKVAKVIDCQNIEGSEKLLKFKLELDNKEIRQVLSGIAKYYKASDLIGKQVCVISNLKKAKIFGHESDGMILSAKSGDKLVLISPEQLVENGSLVG
- a CDS encoding Methylated-DNA--protein-cysteine methyltransferase codes for the protein MFKVYYKLPFCYLSLHSNGDFLTRIDFCDYLDIENTCSLLEFAKEELSLYFTKKLQKFQTPLWIQGSEFEQKVYKELINIPYAKLATYKEVAININHPKAFRAVGNANSKNLIPIFIPCHRVIASNGLGGYNGGLAIKRFLLECEGVDLSQFKNKLGD